In Lycium barbarum isolate Lr01 chromosome 9, ASM1917538v2, whole genome shotgun sequence, the DNA window cacgcctgaagcgtggtaggccattgggttctaaggataaaaatcctagaaaaagaaacactaaaaatgatcaaaatgacactatgaaagaatatcatgaagatattcaagatctgactaatcctgatactcctgaagatattagggaacccgagactcaagtaaataaataactatcattgagttcttctggtgatgggataaatttgaatcgatcaaagattatggtggataatgtttttgcatataatgttgcactaaatattatgaaagacattgacgatcaagaaccccaatctgtcgaagaatgtcgacgaagatatgattggccaaaatggcaagaggcagttcaatcaaaattgaattcacttgccaaacgtgaggtttttggacctatagtccaaacgcctaatggtgtaaaaccaattggccataaatgggtttttgtgcgaaaaaggaatgagagaaatgaaattgtgagatacaaggcacgccttgttgcacaaggattctctcaacgacccggtatcgactatgaagaaacatattcacccgttatggatggcataacatttcgatatctcatcagtttagctgtacatgaaaaccttgaaatacatctgatggatgtggttacagcttacctttatggctcacttgataatgaaagtctatatgaaaattcctgaaggatttaaaatgcctaaagcaattaactcaaagtctcgggagatgtattcaatcagattacaaagatcgttgtatggtctaaaacaatcagggcgcatgtggtacaatcgcctcagtgaatacttggtaaaagaaggttatataaatgatgtcatttgtccatgtgtttttattaagaaaacaaaatcagagttcgttataatcgttgtttatgttgatgacataaacctaattggaactccagaagagctccaaaaggcgattgaatatttaaagaaagaatttgagatgaaagatctgggaaaaacaaaactttgtcttggtttgcagattgaacatttgacagatgggatctttatccatcaatctgcttataccgaaaaggttttaaaacgattttacatggacaatgcgcatcctttaagtactccaatgattgtttgctcacttgaagtgagtaaagatccgttccgacctcaagaagaaaatgaagagcttcttggtcctgaagtaccatatcttagtgcaattggtgcacttatgtatcttgctaacgctacaagacctgacatagcgttctctgttaatttgctagcaagatataactcttctcctacacgaagacattggaacggagttaagcatatattgcgatatctgaagggaactagcgatatgggtttgttttatactaacaaaggtagtacaaatcttgttggttatgcagatgcaggttatttatctgatccacataaagctcgatctcaaacaggctatctgtttacatgcggaggtactgctatatcatgacgatccacaaagcagtccattgttgcaacttcttcgaatcatgctgagataatagctattcatgaagcaagtagagaatgtgtgtggttgagatcagtgatacatttcatcagagaaagatgtggcttgaagtgtgatacaaaattacccacagtattatatgaagataatgctgcatgcatagctcaattaaaaggaggatttataaaaggagatagaacgaagcacatttcaccaaagttatttttcacacatgatctccagaagaaaggtgatattgatgtgcaacaaattcgttcaagtgacaatcctgcagatttgttcaccaaatctttgccaacttcaactcttgagaagatgatattcaagattggaatgcgaagactctgacatctgaatattggtcttcgtcagggggagtgaaatactcGTTGtattcttttttccttaaccaagttttgtcctaTTGGGTTTtattggtaaggtttttaatgaggcagctctcaaagcgtattactagatatgtgtactctttttccttcgttgaggctttttcccacagggtttttcctaataaggtttttaacgatacacatcatctatggacatccaagggggagtgttatgaaatatagaatggatgtccactacacaaatataatgcctcttccattatcttccaccatattaatggttcttccattatcttccaccatattaatggttcttccattatctcatatattgaatgcatatgcagcactataaatagagacaTAAGTCTTCATATGTAATGTACttgaaacacattttggaagaattataaaatctctcctctttgtcactctatgtttataattttcatcctttaatattattactcttttagcttcattttataacaatcAACAATTTGTGTACTTGTTTTAAATAACATTTGATCTTAGAAGTACTTGCAACAGCTCTAAGGTTGCTTGTGCAGTGGGGCAATTTTAGCCATTGTTGTTAATGAGAACTTACCTTTTTTCTTTTAACCATCCTAATTAATTCTATATGATGCaagtttatcatttttttttaactaaataaAGAAGATGAATTTATTAGATGCCCAAAACACATGAATTTTCTTTGGCTCCAAAATGTTAAAGAAATTAATTGGGAATATACTCTTTTTATTATTTTGGTTAAAGTATCAgcgccaccccccccccccccccgcccgcaACCCCCTTCTTTCAAAACTTTTGGGGATAATTTGAAGAATCAAAAGTGCTGCTTCTGAACGGCACGAAAAAGAGCCTTAAATTTTTGTGCAAAAAGGGAAATTTCTATATTCATAACGACTTGGCAATATGAGTATATCTTTTATTCATATCTTGGCAAAAGCTCATACTAGTCACGGAACACAACAAACATTATATTGTAGTAGTGGTAGTAAAAAAGAAACTGTATTAATAACATTGCTACAAGAAATTTCCAAGACTTTATTAGAgtataatttaattacttttatgcTGATAGTCAACCTACTAtgaccagtggcggagccaggatttatgtcaagagggttcaaaaatataaagaagccataaatgaagaagctaaggggttcaacgtctactatatatacataaaaaataattttcaccttgtatatacagtgcaATTTTTTGCCGAAGGGGGTTCGGAACCCCCTGGGCTCTTACTAGGTCCGCCATTGACTATGACTATTCTCCCTTATAGGGGCGGATGTATCATTGTCGGTGCGGGTTCAATTGAATTCATAACTTTCGATGTGGAACGTAAATTTATGTGCAATTTTTTGCAGAATTACAATAAATAATAGAAACAAACTCATGACTTTGAACTATAATGTATTGATCAATATTAAAAATCTCAAGAGATTATTCCACAAGTTTATATCATGGATCTGCCTCCACTCCCTTATACATGCAAAGGCCACTGGCTCGCATACGTGTACGTAACAAAGTTACCTAAAATGCTACTTCTAATTAACAATTAATGAATTTAGGCAAATGTGAAGACCTTACAAGTTGGAAATATCACATGTATATACGGTTCATTATTTATTTCAGTGTCTGTCCGAACAAAGGGAAAAGTTCTAAAAATTAAAGAGCTAGCAATAGGAACAACGTTATGGTCTTGTTATCCACACGTTAAGGCCGATCTTCCAACACCACACAACTTACCTACTTAACAATCAAAACATACAAACCATTCTCCTAAAAGAACTAGGCCAGAATGTTTAAATTTGTATCACATTAGTTGTTTGCCTACGTTGTGTAAATATAACTACCTTTCCTTTTACCAAACATCCACTTTCATCaaattccttttaaaaaaaaatcagaatccGGAACCCATGGGCCCCGACTGACCCAAATTCGCATCGTAGAAATTTCACTATGGGGGAGTTCTAGTGTCAGCGGCGAAGCCAAAAATTTCGCTAAGAGTATTAAAAAATTAATATGTATGAATAAAAGTTATATTTGGcctatataaaataattttttgacgAAGAGTGTTTAATTGACCACCCTTTGACATGCGTAACTACACACCCTTGCCTAGCACTCTGTACGACCAAAGAAACTTTCATTCCGATCTGGCTCAAACTTGAAACCTCTAATTAAAGGAGAATGAATCTTTACTGTTCCACACCCGTACATTCATCAAATTATATTTCATTCATGCATCTAATTGACGCTTCTGTTAATAATAGACATTTTTCTATGAccaaaaaaagtaaaataaagaaGTTATCCGGTTTGTGTTGAAAAAATGTATGACCAAAAATGTTAATACACATAATATGACACTCGTATTGCATTCATGTCTTGACATTTTAATTTGTGTCACTGTAGATATTTCGGTCCCTGAAATGATGAGTTTGAAATACAAAATTCAAAACatctaattaaataatagtataaatataaatattgtCTACTTAATTTCGTAAAAATAAATTTACATATTCAAGAATTGCTTTAAAATGTACTGTAAAATGTTAAATTcctcaaaataattttttaaataaagttttaaaatatcaaaaataaaaaagatatgcATTTGATTTTACAAAGAGTATATATTACAGTTCAACGTTACAAGGGGTTAATCCGAGCTTCCTTTAccaaaaaattatattgtatatataaggTTGAAATTATTCTTTATGTAATATATTAAGTATTAAATTCATTAACTTCTTCACgtatttattttcttatatatattttaaatatccTTAGTGAAGATTCTTATTCCACAACTAAtttactcttttctttttctgattttttttaacCCTGAACTCTTAATAGAGTGTTACGTGTCAAACTCTTGTCCAAAGGCCAAAGCTAATCAAGCTTATGTTGGAAGTAACGGAAATCTTATGTAAGAATGATCAAGACCATTCATTTGGTTTCACCGAAATTGACTAAAATCTATGACCATAGATCTTCAGAAGTAGGTACTACCAACATTTGCGTAGAAAGTTTGCTAAGCTCTTGtaaaggaaaataaaaataaatgtcACGTGCCCTAGTTGTTGACGTACGTGATCTCAATCTACCATTCTCCTTTTGGGATTCACATATAAATAAATGATACAACCCCCATGCAAAAACCATAGACAGTTATATCACTCTTCTTCACGTACTACTACAACTACAATAGCCTTAGAGAATATCACTAGACAACTAAAAGAACCCTAGCTAGCATATCAACCATTTTTTCCGACGAAAATGGTCACCGTGGAGGAGTATCGTAAGGCGCAACGTGCCGAGGGTCCAGCCACTGTCATGGCCATTGGAACAGCCACACCTTCCAACTGTGTTGATCAAAGCACTTACCCTGATTATTATTTCCGTATCactgatagcgagcacaagactGAGCTGAAGGAGAAATTTAAGCGCATGTGTAAGATAAACCTCTTTCCTCGTTATTTTGCTTTCTCTGTCGCATTTTATGTTACACTATTACTATTTGGGGTTGAATAATTTCTCGTTAGACTATGATTATCTCGAACttttaaatattttcaaaattattaGTTGTGTTGAAGTATATTAGTATACTTTTTATGTGGTTTTTCAAATATGaaaatttatttaaaattttTTGAAGAGTTTATGCCTGAATTCATACTGAAAATTATGTGTCTCGACCCTCGTGCTTAGAACCTTTTATAGCATGGCCTATGAATAGTAATGCATGTTGGAGTTGTAGATTAATTGTTGCAACTCTAATCAAATTGAATTTCCATAAGCGGAGGTGTCTTTAGATGATGTTCAGATATTAACTAAGATTAATcaaatttgtttttctttcttttttattaatataataatttattaattagtAGGTTAATTCCTTAAATAGCATCCATGTGAGATGCTTTTGGTGATATTGACTACATCCTTTGTTACTTTTCCTTAGTAAGTTGAACACAACATGTCAACACATGTTAACCTTGCCTAGCATTGAGATTAGACAATTTTAAAAATCAATTACCCAAATGGTCTGGAAATTTCTGATTTATTTATGGCTAACTTCATATTTATTTCCTTTTTCCCCTCCAATAAAAGAGAAACTGTCTGTAAACTAGAAAATTCATGATTTTGATAAATTAATTTATTTCGTTTTCTTCATTGAGTTTTTACATGCTATGCTTGCTTTGATAAAAACAAGGCTTCGCGATAATTCTGCGTTTTTTGGTTCTTTATAGTATTAATTACCACAATTAACTATAAAGGCATAAGTATTCAACTTTGTACTTCAATTTGCATTTTTAACCAAAAGAGGAGAAAGATAGTATTCAGTTTGAGTACTTTAAGTAATTTTTGTTTCCTAATTCTTTAGTTTTGATTATATGATTTAGTGACTTTTTAACATATTTTATTGGTATACTTGCAGGTGACAAGTCAATGATTAAGAAGAGGTACATGCACTTAACAGAGGAAATATTGAAAGAGAACCCTAATATGTGTGCCTACATGGCACCTTCCCTTGATGCTAGGCAAGACATAGTGGTTGTTGAGGTGCCTAAACTTGGCAAAGAGGCAGCCCAAAAGGCCATCAAGGAATGGGGTCAGCCCAAGTCCAAAATTACTCATTTGGTCTTTTGTACAACTAGTGGTGTGGACATGCCCGGGTGTGACTACCAGCTAGCTAAGCTTCTTGGGCTTCGCCCATCAGTCAAGCGGCTCATGATGTACCAACAAGGTTGCTTTGCCGGAGGGACAGTACTCCGGCTAGCCAAGGACTTGGCTGAGAACAACAAGGGCGCTCGAGTCCTTGTTGTTTGCTCTGAGATCACTGCGGTCACGTTCCGTGGCCCCAGTGAATCTCACTTGGATAGTTTGGTTGGTCAGGCCCTTTTTGGTGATGGGGCAGCCGCAATCATAATGGGCTCAGACCCAATTCCAGGGGTCGAAAGGCCTTTGTTTGAGCTTGTCTCTGCAGCCCAAACTCTACTCCCTGATAGTGAAGGTGCTATCGATGGTCACCTTCGTGAGGTTGGGCTTACATTTCACTTACTCAAGGATGTTCCTGGGTTGATCTCGAAAAACATCGAGAAGAGCCTTGTGGAAGCATTCCAGCCTCTGGGCATTTCTGATTGGAACTCTTTATTTTGGATCGCTCACCCAGGTGGGCCTGCGATTTTGGACCAAGTTGAATTAAAGTTGGCCCTAAAACCGGAGAAACTTAGGGCTACAAGGGATGTGTTGAGTAACTATGGAAATATGTCAAGTGCATGTGTGTTGTTTATTTTGGATGAAATGAGAAAGGCCTCTGCAAAAGAAGGCTTAGGAACTACTGGTGAAGGGCTCGAATGGGGTGTGCTTTTTGGATTTGGGCCTGGGCTTACAGTTGAGACTGTTGTCCTCCACAGTGTTGCTGCTTAGTGGGTTGGTCTTCTACTGTGGGTCTGAAGTACTAAATTGGTTATATGTTTGTTGGGGTTGAATTTAATTTGTTTGCTATGAATGTATTTGCTGTATTTGTTGTATTTGTTGTTTTATCTTAGCAAATAATGATATTTGTAATGAGAACTATGTAATCAAAGAACTGAAATTCTTTCTATCGACTTCTCTTTCTTGTGATGATTATTCTTTATCTAACTTTAATTTTTCGACTGCATAACTAATACTTTAATTTCAGCTTCCTCACATGTCACAACAGTAAAATTGTAAGCACATATTCTTTAAataaacacatttttttttttttgggggaaaGGAGATCTAATTTTCTAAGAATTTGGCCATACAGATTCTAGTATATAAACTGAAATTTTTGGCTTGCGtatcaattttattttattatttcctttataatatgtGTGAAGAAACAAGGAATCCTTTGCTTTTAGGCCTCATTTACGCCTTCTCAATTTATTAGAGTTCTATTTGATATGGGAAAGGTATTAAATGATTACCATAAATTTTATAATCAAATCCTTTTGCAATAAGAAAATATCTTTCTGTTATCGTCATATTAAATTAAGACCATTTATGCTGCAAACATAAAATATACTGTTCATTTTACCCAATCACTAATCAGTcttgaaaggaaagaattaggAACGAAAACTAAAAGCAAAGAAAAAGAAGGTAAGAGAAAGAAACGCTCCATAATATGTGGAAACATTATGTAAGCGTTTCATAATTAACGGTGGCGTTGAAAAAACTAAAAAGTGAAGTTTGCACAATAATAGTGCTTAAATTCTACGTACTAAAATTTTACTCGTTTGTCCTATTTTGGGTGATacactttttgatttttttttttagacaatATAATGAAATTTTAAagtaatttaattttttatttttttattttacgcTTAAATATATGATTTTTATAGTCATAAAAATGACGCTTGAAGATATGATTTTTATAGTCATAAAAATGTTTGTGGCATATTTTATGTCAGTAAGTTCCAAAAATATATTTGTTAAACTTTATGCTCATGTTTTGAATACTAGTCCAATGAAGCCCGTGCTGAGCCCGGGCCCAAGATCAAGATAATAATGCACTTCATAATGTTTTTAATTAAAAGAAATTTTGTACGTTTCTTAGGCACAACTCTTTTAAAATGATCGCTTCTTAATCATGTATTATTGATTAGTTAAATTTTTTGATCATATAATTAGATAATTTACTAAAAAAATTGTTATAAGAA includes these proteins:
- the LOC132610120 gene encoding chalcone synthase 1B produces the protein MVTVEEYRKAQRAEGPATVMAIGTATPSNCVDQSTYPDYYFRITDSEHKTELKEKFKRMCDKSMIKKRYMHLTEEILKENPNMCAYMAPSLDARQDIVVVEVPKLGKEAAQKAIKEWGQPKSKITHLVFCTTSGVDMPGCDYQLAKLLGLRPSVKRLMMYQQGCFAGGTVLRLAKDLAENNKGARVLVVCSEITAVTFRGPSESHLDSLVGQALFGDGAAAIIMGSDPIPGVERPLFELVSAAQTLLPDSEGAIDGHLREVGLTFHLLKDVPGLISKNIEKSLVEAFQPLGISDWNSLFWIAHPGGPAILDQVELKLALKPEKLRATRDVLSNYGNMSSACVLFILDEMRKASAKEGLGTTGEGLEWGVLFGFGPGLTVETVVLHSVAA